A genomic region of Pseudomonas sp. RSB 5.4 contains the following coding sequences:
- a CDS encoding flagellar basal body rod protein FlgF, with translation MDKYLYVAMTGASQNALAQKAHANNLANISTNGFQRDLEQARSMPVFGDSFPARAFAMSERPATDFTAGSLVQTGRDLDVAVTGNGFIAVQNPNGGESYVRTGSLNIDALGVLRAGNGMPVLGNGGPIAVPPEQQVEVGEDGTISIRAMGEGPRVMAEVDRIKLVNPDIKNLNKGLDGSIYTKDGQPAPADANVKLVSGFLESSNVNAVEEMTSVLALAKQFELHVKMMNTAKDDDQAMARVLQIS, from the coding sequence GTGGACAAGTACCTTTATGTGGCAATGACCGGCGCCAGTCAGAACGCACTGGCGCAAAAGGCGCATGCCAACAACCTGGCGAACATCTCCACCAATGGTTTTCAGCGCGACCTGGAGCAGGCGCGTTCGATGCCGGTGTTCGGTGACAGCTTTCCGGCGCGTGCGTTTGCCATGAGCGAACGGCCCGCCACTGATTTCACCGCCGGTTCGCTGGTGCAGACCGGGCGTGACCTCGACGTCGCCGTGACCGGCAACGGTTTCATTGCCGTGCAGAACCCCAACGGCGGCGAAAGCTACGTGCGCACCGGCAGCCTCAACATCGACGCCCTCGGCGTATTGCGCGCCGGCAACGGCATGCCGGTATTGGGCAACGGCGGTCCGATCGCCGTGCCGCCGGAGCAGCAGGTCGAAGTCGGTGAAGACGGCACCATCAGTATTCGTGCGATGGGCGAAGGCCCGCGCGTCATGGCGGAAGTCGACCGGATCAAACTGGTCAACCCGGACATCAAGAACCTCAACAAGGGCCTCGATGGCTCGATCTACACCAAGGACGGCCAGCCTGCGCCGGCCGATGCCAACGTCAAACTGGTGTCGGGTTTCCTTGAGTCGAGCAACGTCAATGCCGTGGAAGAAATGACCTCGGTGCTGGCCCTGGCCAAGCAGTTCGAGTTGCACGTCAAGATGATGAACACCGCCAAAGACGACGACCAGGCCATGGCTCGGGTCTTGCAGATCAGCTAA
- the flgG gene encoding flagellar basal-body rod protein FlgG: MLPALWVAKTGLSAQDTNLTTISNNLANVSTTGFKRDRAEFQDLLYQIKRQPGAQSTQDSELPSGLQLGTGVRIVGTQKNFTAGSLQTTEQPLDMAIDGRGFFQILQPDGTTSYTRDGTFHLDSNGQIVNASGFALEPAIVIPNNAQSFTVGTDGTVSITVPGNPAAQVIGNLQTADFINPAGLQAVGNNLFLETAASGAPQIGTPGLNGFGTTLQNTLEGSNVSTVEEMVNMITTQRAYEMNSKVISTADQMLSFVTQNL; this comes from the coding sequence ATGCTTCCGGCTCTATGGGTTGCCAAAACCGGTCTGTCCGCCCAGGACACCAACCTGACCACCATTTCCAACAACCTGGCGAACGTCTCGACCACGGGTTTCAAACGTGACCGTGCCGAATTCCAGGACCTGCTGTATCAGATCAAGCGTCAGCCAGGCGCTCAGTCGACCCAGGACAGCGAACTGCCGTCGGGTCTGCAACTGGGTACCGGTGTGCGCATCGTCGGCACGCAGAAAAACTTCACCGCCGGCAGCCTGCAAACCACCGAGCAGCCGCTGGACATGGCCATCGACGGTCGCGGTTTCTTCCAGATCCTGCAGCCGGACGGCACCACGTCCTACACCCGTGACGGTACTTTCCACCTCGACTCCAATGGCCAGATCGTCAACGCCAGCGGTTTCGCCCTGGAGCCGGCCATCGTCATCCCGAACAACGCGCAGAGCTTCACCGTCGGCACCGACGGCACCGTGTCGATCACAGTGCCAGGCAACCCGGCCGCTCAGGTGATCGGCAACCTGCAAACCGCCGACTTCATCAACCCGGCCGGTCTGCAAGCGGTGGGCAACAACCTGTTCCTCGAAACCGCTGCTTCCGGCGCGCCGCAAATCGGCACCCCGGGCCTGAACGGTTTCGGTACCACGCTGCAGAACACCCTGGAAGGTTCCAACGTCAGCACCGTTGAAGAGATGGTCAACATGATCACCACTCAGCGCGCTTACGAGATGAACTCCAAGGTGATCTCCACCGCCGACCAGATGCTCTCGTTCGTAACGCAGAATCTGTAA
- the flgH gene encoding flagellar basal body L-ring protein FlgH, which produces MKRFVSVLALGGVVSLAGCVAPPPKPNDPYYAPVLPRTPLPAAANNGSIYQAGFEQNLYSDRKAFRVGDIITITLNEKTQASKNANSQVAKNSKTGIGLTSLFGGSGTTNNPLGGNDLSLDVGYSGDRATKGDSKAAQGNTLTGSITVTVADVLPNGIIAVRGEKWMTLNTGDELVRIAGLVRADDIATDNTVSSTRVADARITYSGTGSFADASQPGWFDRFFLSPLFPF; this is translated from the coding sequence ATGAAACGCTTCGTATCTGTTCTGGCATTGGGTGGGGTCGTCTCGCTCGCGGGCTGCGTCGCTCCGCCGCCAAAGCCCAATGACCCTTACTACGCCCCGGTATTGCCGCGTACGCCGTTGCCGGCTGCAGCCAACAACGGCTCGATCTATCAGGCCGGCTTCGAGCAGAACCTGTACAGCGACCGCAAGGCGTTCCGGGTCGGTGACATCATCACCATCACCCTGAACGAGAAGACTCAGGCCAGCAAGAACGCCAACTCCCAAGTGGCCAAGAACAGCAAGACCGGCATCGGCCTGACCTCGCTGTTCGGCGGCAGTGGCACCACCAACAACCCGTTGGGTGGCAATGACCTGAGTCTGGACGTTGGCTACAGCGGCGACCGTGCAACCAAGGGTGACAGCAAGGCGGCGCAGGGCAACACCCTGACCGGTTCGATCACCGTGACCGTGGCCGACGTGCTGCCCAACGGCATCATCGCCGTGCGCGGCGAGAAGTGGATGACCCTCAACACCGGCGACGAGCTGGTGCGGATCGCCGGTCTTGTGCGTGCCGATGACATCGCCACCGACAACACCGTGTCGTCGACCCGTGTCGCCGATGCGCGCATCACCTACTCGGGCACCGGTTCGTTTGCCGATGCGAGTCAGCCAGGCTGGTTCGACCGTTTCTTCCTCAGCCCGCTGTTCCCTTTCTAG
- a CDS encoding flagellar basal body P-ring protein FlgI produces MLAAALMSAAFGAHAERLKDIASISGVRSNQLIGYGLVVGLNGTGDQTTQTPFTLQTFNNMLSQFGIKVPPGSGNVQLKNVAAVSVSADLPAFAKPGQQVDITVSSIGNSKSLRGGTLLLTPLKGIDGNVYAIAQGNLVVGGFDAEGRDGSKITVNVPSAGRIPGGASVERSVPSGFNQGNSLTLNLNRSDFTTAKRIVDKINDMLGPGVAQAIDGGSIRVTAPLDPSQRVDYLSILENLEVDPGQAVAKVIINSRTGTIVIGQNVKVSPAAVTHGSLTVTITEDPIVSQPGPLSNGQTAVVPRSRVNAQQEAKPMFKFGPGTTLDEIVRAVNQVGAAPGDLMAILEALKQAGALQADLIVI; encoded by the coding sequence ATGCTGGCTGCGGCATTGATGTCCGCAGCCTTTGGTGCCCACGCCGAGCGGCTGAAAGATATCGCCAGCATTTCCGGCGTGCGCTCCAACCAATTGATCGGTTACGGCCTGGTGGTCGGGCTTAACGGCACCGGCGACCAGACGACGCAAACCCCGTTCACCCTGCAGACCTTCAACAACATGCTCTCGCAGTTCGGCATCAAGGTGCCGCCGGGATCGGGCAACGTGCAGTTGAAAAACGTCGCGGCGGTGTCGGTGAGTGCCGATCTGCCGGCGTTCGCCAAACCGGGGCAGCAGGTCGATATCACCGTGTCTTCCATCGGTAACTCCAAGAGCCTGCGCGGCGGCACCCTGTTGCTGACCCCGCTCAAGGGTATCGACGGCAACGTCTACGCCATCGCTCAGGGCAACCTGGTGGTCGGCGGTTTCGATGCTGAAGGTCGCGACGGTTCGAAGATCACCGTCAACGTTCCGTCGGCCGGTCGCATCCCGGGCGGTGCGTCGGTGGAGCGTTCGGTGCCGAGCGGGTTCAACCAGGGCAACAGCCTGACGCTGAACCTCAACCGTTCCGACTTCACCACCGCCAAGCGCATCGTCGACAAGATCAACGACATGCTCGGCCCTGGCGTGGCACAAGCCATCGACGGCGGTTCGATTCGTGTGACGGCGCCGCTCGATCCGAGCCAGCGCGTCGACTACCTGTCGATCCTCGAAAACCTCGAAGTCGACCCGGGTCAGGCGGTGGCGAAAGTCATCATCAACTCGCGTACCGGCACCATCGTCATCGGCCAGAACGTGAAAGTCTCGCCGGCCGCCGTGACCCACGGCAGCCTGACCGTGACCATCACCGAAGACCCGATCGTCAGCCAGCCGGGCCCATTGTCCAATGGGCAGACGGCCGTTGTGCCGCGCTCGCGGGTCAACGCCCAGCAAGAAGCCAAACCGATGTTCAAATTCGGCCCGGGTACCACCCTCGACGAAATCGTGCGTGCGGTAAACCAGGTTGGCGCGGCACCGGGTGACCTGATGGCAATCCTTGAAGCACTGAAGCAGGCCGGCGCGTTGCAAGCCGACCTGATCGTGATCTGA
- the flgJ gene encoding flagellar assembly peptidoglycan hydrolase FlgJ, translating into MDMRKGSLAGTGDSGSYSDLNRLNQLKVGDKNSDANMRKVAQEFESLFLGEMLKSMRSATEALGKDNPMNTPAAKQYQEMYDQQLAVSLSREGGGIGLADVLMKQMSKNKPMAPGEAAAASAAKQEAAKAAAVQTPIAAGTTGTGPLSRLNGERPLWASRSLHAPNTQLAHANDMEMINKRRLALPPKLADRLLAGLVPSATPTAANALPQRTTTTAATGAGPLYNGDWLSRAEDAKASGGQMQIYGRAMAQIPLAPAKRAFSSADEFVNTMLPMAKEAAARIGVDPRYLVAQAALETGWGKSVMRAQDGSSSHNLFGIKASSNWTGDSARAITSEFRNGQMVKETAQFRSYASYKDSFHDLVTLLQTNNRYQDVVKSADNPEQFVRELQKAGYATDPNYATKISQIAKQMNSFENYAAAGVSTQPF; encoded by the coding sequence ATGGATATGCGCAAAGGCAGTCTGGCGGGCACTGGCGATTCGGGTTCGTACTCCGACCTCAATCGTCTGAACCAGCTCAAGGTCGGCGACAAGAACAGCGATGCGAACATGCGCAAAGTGGCGCAGGAATTCGAATCGCTGTTCCTCGGCGAAATGCTCAAGTCGATGCGTTCGGCCACCGAGGCATTGGGTAAAGACAACCCGATGAACACCCCGGCGGCCAAGCAATATCAGGAAATGTACGACCAGCAACTGGCGGTGTCGCTGTCTCGCGAGGGCGGCGGTATCGGTCTGGCCGACGTGCTGATGAAGCAGATGTCGAAGAACAAGCCAATGGCGCCGGGTGAGGCTGCGGCCGCGTCCGCTGCCAAGCAGGAAGCGGCGAAAGCCGCTGCGGTGCAGACGCCGATTGCTGCCGGCACTACCGGCACCGGCCCGCTGTCACGGCTCAATGGCGAGCGCCCGTTGTGGGCCTCGCGTTCGTTGCATGCGCCGAACACTCAATTGGCCCACGCCAACGACATGGAAATGATCAACAAGCGTCGTCTGGCTCTGCCGCCGAAACTGGCTGATCGTTTGCTTGCCGGTCTGGTGCCTTCCGCTACGCCGACTGCCGCCAATGCGTTGCCGCAACGCACCACGACCACGGCCGCCACCGGCGCCGGCCCGCTGTACAACGGCGACTGGCTGAGCCGTGCCGAAGACGCCAAGGCGTCCGGCGGGCAGATGCAGATTTACGGTCGGGCAATGGCGCAGATTCCGCTGGCACCGGCCAAGCGCGCCTTCAGCTCCGCCGACGAATTCGTCAACACCATGCTGCCGATGGCCAAAGAAGCCGCCGCGCGTATTGGCGTCGATCCGCGCTACCTGGTGGCGCAAGCCGCACTGGAAACCGGTTGGGGCAAATCGGTCATGCGCGCCCAGGATGGCAGCAGCAGTCACAACCTGTTCGGCATCAAGGCCAGCAGCAACTGGACCGGCGATTCGGCCCGGGCAATCACCAGCGAGTTCCGCAACGGGCAGATGGTCAAGGAGACGGCGCAGTTCCGTTCCTATGCCTCGTACAAGGACAGTTTCCACGATCTGGTGACTTTGCTGCAGACCAACAATCGCTATCAAGATGTGGTGAAGTCGGCCGATAACCCAGAACAGTTTGTACGCGAGTTGCAAAAGGCCGGTTACGCGACCGACCCGAACTACGCGACGAAGATTTCGCAGATAGCCAAGCAGATGAACAGTTTTGAAAACTATGCTGCGGCCGGCGTTTCCACCCAGCCTTTTTAA
- the flgK gene encoding flagellar hook-associated protein FlgK, which yields MSLLNIGMSGLASSQASLATTGNNIANVDTAGYSRQQTVQGTKASQQYGTVFIGTGTTLADVRRVYNSYLESQLHTATSLNSEAASYLAQATPLDATLSDTNTGLTGVLQKFFTSMQGVATSATDDTSRQSVLTGAQALTSRFNTIAKQLNDQNTSINGSLGDMTAQVNKLATSIANLNQKIGEISTSGGAPNDLLDSRNEAVRQLSELTGAQVVERGTSFDVYIGSGQPLVIGNTTNTLSTVPSKDDPSRMAIQMDRGSSTIDVTSAMTGGEIGGLLTYRSDVLDPSLNELGRVALVVADQINSQQAQGIDKNGDFGAALFNNINSAALVSQRSIAQSGNSAGSGNLDVTIKDTGKLTTSDYQVTFTSATDYSVKRSDGTDLGSFSTTTNPPPVIDGFSLSLNGGALSAGDTFKVTPTRNAAASIQTVLTDPKKIAAAGPLTGSASANGLGTYTQPTLSDKIDIYNPTAQADMQAALKNSTPVKLVFGDASGGSQSYNLVDAKGATIGTGTIVPGQSNTLNLKVGIVDASGNPVMDTTVTPNVQKTFTVQTTVGGTPKSGETFTMNLTGAASSDNRNAQALVALQTKQTVDTGSASKGISLTDAYNKLVTNVGTKAAQGKSDATATSQILDQAQGARDSLSGVNLDEETGNLVKYQQYYTASSQIIKAAQETFSTLINSL from the coding sequence ATGAGTTTGCTCAATATCGGGATGTCGGGTCTGGCGTCGAGCCAGGCCTCTTTGGCTACGACAGGCAACAACATTGCCAACGTCGACACCGCCGGTTATTCACGCCAGCAAACCGTGCAGGGCACCAAGGCCTCGCAGCAGTACGGCACCGTTTTCATCGGCACGGGCACAACCCTGGCTGACGTGCGCCGGGTCTACAACTCCTACCTGGAATCGCAATTGCACACCGCGACTTCGCTCAACAGCGAAGCGGCGTCGTACCTGGCCCAGGCCACGCCCCTGGACGCCACGTTGTCCGACACCAACACCGGCCTGACCGGCGTGTTGCAGAAGTTCTTCACCTCGATGCAGGGCGTCGCGACGTCGGCGACCGATGACACCTCCCGTCAGTCGGTGCTGACCGGCGCACAGGCGCTGACCAGTCGCTTCAACACCATCGCCAAACAGCTGAACGACCAGAACACCAGCATCAACGGCAGCCTGGGCGACATGACGGCCCAGGTGAACAAACTGGCGACCTCGATTGCCAATCTGAACCAGAAGATCGGTGAGATTTCCACTAGTGGCGGTGCCCCGAACGATCTGCTCGACAGCCGTAACGAGGCCGTGCGTCAGCTGTCCGAGCTGACCGGTGCGCAGGTCGTCGAGCGCGGTACCAGCTTCGACGTGTACATCGGCAGTGGTCAGCCACTGGTGATCGGCAACACCACCAACACCCTGAGCACCGTGCCAAGCAAAGACGATCCGTCGCGCATGGCGATCCAGATGGACCGCGGTTCGAGCACCATTGACGTCACTTCGGCGATGACCGGTGGCGAAATCGGCGGCCTGCTGACCTATCGCAGCGACGTCCTCGACCCTTCGCTCAATGAGCTGGGGCGTGTAGCGCTGGTCGTCGCCGATCAGATCAACAGCCAGCAAGCCCAGGGCATCGACAAGAACGGTGACTTCGGCGCAGCACTGTTCAACAACATCAACAGTGCCGCGCTGGTCAGTCAGCGCAGCATCGCGCAGTCGGGCAACAGCGCAGGTTCGGGCAACCTCGATGTGACCATCAAGGACACCGGCAAGCTGACCACCAGCGATTATCAGGTCACCTTCACCAGCGCCACCGACTACTCGGTCAAGCGCTCCGACGGTACCGACCTCGGTTCGTTCAGCACCACCACCAACCCGCCTCCGGTGATCGACGGCTTCAGCCTGTCGCTCAATGGCGGTGCGCTGAGCGCTGGTGACACCTTCAAGGTGACCCCGACCCGTAACGCGGCGGCGAGCATCCAGACGGTGCTCACCGATCCGAAGAAAATTGCCGCCGCCGGCCCATTGACCGGCTCGGCCAGCGCCAACGGCCTGGGCACTTACACCCAGCCGACGCTCAGCGACAAGATTGATATCTACAACCCGACTGCCCAGGCCGACATGCAGGCGGCGCTGAAGAATTCGACGCCGGTCAAACTGGTGTTCGGTGACGCGAGCGGCGGCAGCCAGTCGTACAACCTGGTCGACGCCAAGGGCGCGACCATCGGCACTGGCACCATCGTTCCTGGTCAGTCGAACACGCTGAACCTGAAAGTGGGCATCGTCGACGCCAGCGGCAACCCGGTGATGGACACCACCGTCACGCCGAACGTGCAGAAGACCTTCACCGTGCAGACCACGGTTGGCGGCACGCCGAAGTCCGGCGAAACCTTCACCATGAACCTTACCGGTGCAGCCTCGTCCGACAACCGCAACGCGCAAGCGCTGGTGGCTCTGCAAACCAAGCAAACCGTCGACACCGGTTCGGCGAGCAAAGGCATCAGTCTCACCGACGCCTACAACAAGCTGGTGACCAACGTCGGTACCAAAGCGGCGCAAGGCAAATCCGACGCCACGGCCACTTCGCAGATTCTGGATCAGGCCCAGGGCGCACGCGATTCGCTGTCCGGGGTCAACCTGGATGAAGAAACCGGCAACCTGGTCAAATACCAGCAGTACTACACCGCCTCGTCGCAGATCATCAAGGCGGCGCAGGAAACATTCTCTACGTTGATCAACAGCCTTTAA
- a CDS encoding flagellar hook-associated protein 3, with translation MRLSTAQYYGTQAADYQRNFNKAVATASEASSLQRINTAADDPIGAGRLLQLGQQAAMLDQYNTNISSTKSGLSVQETTLDSITTALQRAKELSLAANNGTATDKDRQAYAQELGQIQQTVLGLMNSKDANGNYLFSGSKTDTAPYSQNADGTFSYNGDQTTINLGIGDGMTVGTNTTGWDAFQQTINTGRTNTTMTAPAVDDGRVVLSNGTVGTAATYDAKFTAGQPYTVSFVSSTQLKITDALGNDVTAEASKNGVVSNSSGANQTVSFRGVDMKLNINLKAGDTNPDAVIAGHSFQLASTPDSFTTTRSPGNPSTAVITGSSITDQAAYNNAFPQGGAVLKFTSATAFDLYAAPVTADSKPVSSGTVAGGNATAAGVTFALGSAPAAGDQFSIQPNNHQTQNILDTLGQMITAMNTPIDGDDVAKQKFQGAMEAGLGNIDSANNQIGAAVTAIGARGQSLDMQTVTNQSLSTANTTTQGSIRDSDPAEVMTRLTLQQTMLQAAQLAFSKISQLGLFNKI, from the coding sequence ATGCGCCTTTCCACCGCCCAGTATTACGGCACCCAAGCGGCTGACTATCAGCGTAACTTCAACAAGGCCGTTGCCACCGCGAGCGAGGCCAGCAGCCTGCAGCGCATCAACACCGCCGCTGATGATCCGATCGGTGCCGGTCGTTTGCTGCAACTGGGCCAGCAGGCGGCGATGCTGGATCAGTACAACACCAATATCAGCAGCACCAAGAGCGGGTTGTCCGTACAGGAAACCACGCTGGACTCCATCACCACGGCACTGCAACGTGCCAAGGAATTGTCTCTGGCCGCCAACAACGGCACGGCCACCGACAAGGATCGCCAGGCCTACGCTCAGGAGCTGGGACAGATTCAGCAAACAGTGCTGGGCCTGATGAACTCCAAGGATGCCAACGGCAACTACCTGTTCTCCGGTTCGAAGACCGACACCGCGCCGTACTCGCAGAATGCCGACGGCACCTTTTCATACAACGGTGACCAGACCACCATCAACCTGGGCATCGGCGACGGCATGACCGTCGGCACCAACACCACGGGTTGGGATGCTTTCCAGCAGACCATCAATACCGGTCGCACCAACACCACCATGACTGCTCCGGCGGTGGATGACGGTCGTGTGGTGCTGTCCAACGGTACGGTTGGCACCGCAGCCACCTATGACGCCAAGTTCACCGCTGGCCAGCCTTACACCGTCAGCTTCGTCAGCAGTACTCAGCTGAAAATCACCGATGCCCTGGGCAACGACGTTACCGCCGAGGCCAGCAAGAACGGTGTTGTCAGCAACAGCAGCGGCGCCAACCAGACGGTCAGCTTCCGTGGTGTCGACATGAAGCTGAACATTAACCTGAAGGCGGGTGACACTAACCCTGACGCGGTCATTGCCGGGCACAGTTTCCAGTTGGCTTCCACGCCTGACTCGTTCACCACCACGCGCAGTCCGGGCAACCCGTCTACCGCGGTGATCACCGGTTCCAGCATCACCGACCAGGCGGCGTATAACAATGCCTTCCCGCAAGGTGGCGCGGTCCTCAAGTTCACCAGCGCCACGGCGTTCGATCTGTACGCTGCACCTGTTACCGCTGACAGCAAGCCTGTGTCGTCCGGCACGGTGGCCGGGGGCAACGCAACCGCTGCAGGTGTGACCTTCGCGTTAGGCAGCGCACCGGCAGCGGGTGATCAGTTCTCGATCCAGCCGAACAATCATCAGACCCAGAATATCCTCGACACCCTGGGCCAGATGATCACTGCGATGAACACGCCAATCGATGGCGATGACGTGGCCAAGCAGAAATTCCAGGGCGCGATGGAGGCCGGTCTTGGCAACATCGACAGCGCTAATAATCAGATTGGTGCTGCGGTTACTGCAATCGGTGCGCGTGGTCAGTCGCTGGATATGCAAACCGTGACCAACCAGAGCCTGAGCACCGCGAACACTACGACCCAGGGTTCGATTCGCGACTCGGATCCGGCCGAAGTCATGACCCGCCTGACGTTGCAGCAAACCATGCTGCAGGCAGCGCAACTGGCCTTCAGCAAAATCAGCCAGTTGGGTCTGTTCAACAAGATCTGA